From Oscillospiraceae bacterium CM, a single genomic window includes:
- a CDS encoding glycosyltransferase family 39 protein: protein MTLLSQNNSFPAFLKKNWHLLALALIALLSFGLNFYAISKVGYGNAYYAAAIKSMTENFKNFFFVSFDPAGLVSVDKPPLGLWVQAVFVLIFGYHGWAMLLPQALSATGSSLLLYALIKKYFGRVSGLIAALVFALTPAVVVAARNNTMDMQLIFVLLVAVWFLFKAIDTSKWRFLFICAVFVGLGFNIKMLQAYMILPAVVIVYLVFAKEKFLKRLAAGVISLVIMAVISFAWVLAVDLTPAGERPYVGSSTNNTVVELIIGHNGTERLFGSGGGSRPSGAFGGDDGAVQRPQGAINGPNGSPGSALNGNLPNTQSGATLRDTTAAGNAGQNANGTSVAGTSQADGNSQIPPDGFEGQLNGHNSVNGIPMGGGGNEIGTPGVLRLWSTSLYGQASWLIVLTLFCILAKLGKFNVKQLTAKQAMLVFWIIWLMTMVVFFSFAGFWHRYYLCMVAPGVAGLVGIGLPEMVRAFREKRGWKQLLLPISLLATFALEIIFVWRYEAVRTWLVPMMLVPAAGAAIVMAAHAIRPQKLLAVISGGLTLLSLLVAPFYWSLTVVLYVEQNSTLPYAGPELASTAEIRGMTPNQEVLTTGDSGTRSLEAYLVAHYKEGTYLVVSQRANDVAQFIVDTGLPAVAYGGFLGSDNAMTLESLKALVAEGKVTYFLITGQSGGNSELTSYVKENATLIDASLYLGSTQQATDDKTSTGISGAALYLFG, encoded by the coding sequence ATGACTTTACTGTCGCAAAACAACAGCTTTCCGGCATTTCTAAAGAAAAACTGGCATCTGCTCGCGTTGGCGCTTATCGCCCTGCTGTCCTTCGGGCTGAATTTTTATGCCATTTCCAAAGTCGGCTACGGCAACGCTTATTATGCCGCGGCCATCAAAAGCATGACGGAGAACTTTAAAAACTTCTTTTTTGTGTCGTTTGACCCGGCCGGGCTCGTTTCGGTCGACAAGCCGCCGCTTGGGCTTTGGGTGCAAGCCGTTTTTGTTCTCATTTTCGGCTATCACGGCTGGGCGATGCTTCTGCCGCAGGCGCTGTCAGCCACCGGCAGCAGCCTGCTCCTGTACGCCCTGATAAAAAAATATTTCGGGCGGGTGTCCGGTCTCATCGCGGCGCTCGTTTTCGCGCTGACCCCCGCCGTCGTCGTCGCGGCCCGGAACAACACGATGGACATGCAGCTCATCTTTGTCCTGCTCGTCGCCGTCTGGTTTTTGTTTAAGGCGATCGATACGTCGAAGTGGCGATTTCTGTTTATCTGCGCCGTTTTTGTCGGTCTGGGGTTTAATATTAAAATGTTGCAAGCCTATATGATTCTCCCCGCCGTCGTCATTGTCTATCTCGTCTTCGCCAAAGAGAAGTTTTTGAAACGTCTCGCCGCGGGCGTTATCAGTCTGGTCATTATGGCAGTAATCTCTTTTGCCTGGGTCCTGGCCGTTGATCTCACCCCGGCAGGCGAACGCCCCTATGTCGGCAGCTCCACGAACAACACCGTTGTTGAACTGATTATCGGGCATAACGGCACCGAACGGCTTTTTGGCTCAGGCGGCGGCAGCCGTCCTTCCGGTGCTTTTGGTGGCGATGACGGCGCTGTTCAGCGCCCGCAAGGCGCCATAAACGGGCCGAACGGCAGCCCCGGCAGCGCTTTGAACGGTAATTTACCCAATACCCAGTCAGGCGCGACGCTTCGTGACACAACAGCAGCAGGCAACGCCGGGCAAAACGCCAATGGCACGAGTGTCGCAGGCACTTCCCAAGCCGACGGCAACAGCCAAATACCGCCGGATGGTTTTGAAGGACAGCTAAACGGCCATAATTCTGTGAATGGCATCCCCATGGGCGGCGGCGGCAATGAAATCGGCACGCCCGGCGTTCTGCGCCTGTGGAGCACAAGCCTTTACGGGCAGGCCTCGTGGCTTATTGTCCTCACCCTGTTCTGCATTCTCGCAAAACTTGGCAAATTTAATGTAAAACAGTTGACGGCAAAACAGGCCATGCTCGTTTTCTGGATCATTTGGCTCATGACGATGGTCGTGTTTTTCAGCTTCGCCGGGTTCTGGCACCGGTATTACCTCTGCATGGTCGCGCCGGGCGTTGCCGGGCTTGTTGGAATCGGGCTGCCGGAAATGGTGCGCGCCTTCCGGGAAAAACGGGGCTGGAAGCAGCTGCTGCTACCGATTTCTCTCCTCGCCACATTTGCGCTTGAAATCATATTTGTCTGGCGCTATGAGGCTGTCAGAACATGGCTTGTCCCGATGATGCTTGTCCCGGCCGCGGGGGCTGCAATTGTGATGGCTGCTCATGCTATCCGGCCGCAGAAGCTGCTTGCCGTCATTTCCGGCGGCCTGACGCTCCTGTCGCTGCTTGTCGCGCCGTTTTACTGGTCGCTTACAGTCGTTCTCTACGTGGAGCAGAATTCAACGCTGCCGTACGCCGGGCCGGAGCTCGCTTCAACAGCGGAAATCCGCGGCATGACGCCCAATCAGGAGGTGCTGACAACGGGGGACAGCGGGACTCGGTCGCTTGAAGCGTATCTCGTTGCGCACTACAAAGAAGGCACCTATCTAGTCGTCTCACAGCGGGCAAATGACGTTGCGCAGTTCATCGTCGACACCGGCCTTCCGGCCGTCGCCTACGGCGGATTTCTGGGGTCGGATAACGCCATGACGCTTGAGAGCCTCAAAGCGCTTGTCGCGGAGGGCAAGGTCACCTATTTCCTGATAACCGGCCAATCAGGCGGTAATTCCGAGCTCACCTCATACGTGAAAGAAAACGCAACACTGATCGACGCCTCTTTATATCTGGGGTCAACACAACAGGCGACAGACGACAAAACATCAACCGGCATTTCCGGCGCAGCCCTCTACCTGTTTGGCTGA
- a CDS encoding response regulator transcription factor, protein MAHILIVDDEKKIREGLREYAEFENHTVVEAVDGMEAVRLCREQDFDLAIMDVMMPKLDGFSACKEIRKYKDIPVLMLSARGEEYDKLFGFEVGIDDYVVKPFSPKEVMARVHVIITRRQGYQEQPGVEKVIIKGLEIDFSGRCVLVDRKKAELTPKETDLLFFLVRNRNIALSREKLLTEVWGYDYYGDDRTVDSHIKMLRSSLGPYKDFIVTLRGVGYKFEADER, encoded by the coding sequence ATGGCGCATATTCTCATTGTGGATGATGAAAAGAAAATTCGGGAAGGGCTCCGTGAATACGCCGAGTTTGAAAATCACACCGTTGTCGAGGCTGTTGACGGGATGGAAGCTGTTCGCCTGTGCCGGGAGCAGGATTTCGACCTTGCGATCATGGACGTGATGATGCCGAAGCTTGACGGGTTTTCAGCCTGTAAGGAAATCAGGAAATATAAAGACATACCGGTGCTGATGCTGTCGGCCAGGGGCGAGGAATACGATAAGCTCTTCGGCTTTGAGGTCGGCATCGACGACTATGTCGTTAAGCCGTTTTCACCAAAGGAGGTTATGGCGCGCGTTCATGTGATCATCACGCGCCGTCAGGGATATCAGGAACAGCCCGGCGTTGAGAAGGTGATAATTAAGGGCTTGGAGATCGATTTTTCTGGCCGCTGCGTCCTCGTCGATCGGAAGAAAGCGGAGCTGACGCCGAAGGAAACCGATCTGCTTTTCTTTCTCGTGCGCAACAGGAACATAGCCCTGTCCAGGGAAAAGCTGTTGACCGAGGTTTGGGGATACGACTATTATGGAGACGATCGGACGGTAGATTCGCATATCAAAATGCTTCGATCCAGTTTGGGGCCGTATAAGGACTTCATCGTCACGCTGCGCGGCGTCGGCTACAAATTTGAGGCAGACGAGCGATGA
- a CDS encoding HAMP domain-containing histidine kinase, with the protein MRRFEKGKAGSLRVRIWGYFIVFTAVIMTALWLLQIVFLNSFYTQTKLKELQKAAEDIASADAAGELAVALGGQYFAAGISVRFFDENGMMKYTMNKPAEIPLRDELSVTDFVTRLKNSTDGKQSYIENLPHGNGKLLYYGIILPGQSGAGKYLVVSAQINLDDSPAALLQVQLFIVLAAALALSAVISLLIASRLSRPISNLTKSAEQLAGGDYGVTFEGGSYAEINQLAGALNYATKELSKTNTLQRELIANVSHDLRTPLTMVKMYAELIRDVSGDKPEKRHAHTEVIIEEADRLSALISDILDLSKIQSGAETTVRTTFDLCDKVSVILNRFKALSERDGYVFDCNCTDSCAVCADERQIEQAVYNLIGNAVNYSGDDKKITIRVSTHGGKARFEVQDTGPGIPEAERQHIWERYYRGDKTHKRGIAGTGLGLSIVKGILTAHNAAFGVISDVGSGSTFWFELDAVEPEN; encoded by the coding sequence ATGAGACGATTTGAAAAAGGGAAGGCCGGAAGCCTTCGCGTTCGGATTTGGGGCTATTTCATCGTTTTTACGGCCGTCATTATGACGGCGCTATGGCTATTGCAAATCGTCTTTTTAAACAGCTTTTACACGCAGACGAAGCTGAAGGAGCTGCAAAAAGCGGCGGAGGATATTGCATCGGCCGATGCCGCCGGGGAGCTGGCCGTCGCGCTCGGCGGGCAGTATTTTGCCGCCGGGATATCGGTCCGTTTTTTTGATGAAAACGGTATGATGAAATATACCATGAACAAGCCCGCTGAAATCCCGCTGCGGGATGAATTGAGTGTCACCGACTTTGTAACAAGGCTTAAAAACAGTACTGACGGCAAACAATCGTATATCGAGAATCTGCCGCACGGGAATGGGAAGCTTCTGTACTATGGCATCATACTGCCCGGTCAGTCCGGCGCGGGCAAATATCTCGTTGTCAGCGCGCAGATTAATTTAGACGATTCCCCGGCAGCCCTTCTACAGGTGCAGCTGTTCATTGTGCTGGCCGCGGCGCTTGCTTTATCAGCCGTTATTTCCCTGCTGATTGCCTCTCGCCTGTCGCGGCCGATTTCAAACCTGACGAAAAGTGCCGAACAGCTGGCCGGAGGTGACTACGGCGTGACGTTTGAAGGCGGCAGTTATGCGGAGATTAACCAGCTGGCGGGGGCGCTTAATTACGCGACGAAGGAGCTTTCAAAAACAAATACCCTGCAGCGGGAGCTTATCGCCAACGTCTCTCATGACCTGCGCACGCCGCTGACAATGGTGAAAATGTACGCCGAGCTCATCCGTGATGTCTCCGGCGACAAGCCTGAGAAGCGGCATGCTCATACAGAGGTCATCATTGAAGAGGCAGACAGGCTTAGTGCCCTGATTTCGGATATTCTCGACCTGTCAAAAATCCAGTCGGGCGCGGAGACAACGGTCCGAACAACATTTGACCTTTGCGATAAGGTTTCTGTCATTTTAAATCGTTTCAAGGCGCTCTCTGAACGGGATGGATATGTGTTTGACTGCAACTGCACGGACAGCTGTGCCGTTTGCGCCGACGAGCGCCAGATTGAGCAAGCCGTCTACAATTTGATAGGTAACGCCGTCAACTATTCAGGCGACGACAAAAAGATCACAATCCGCGTTTCCACACACGGCGGCAAAGCCCGCTTCGAGGTTCAGGACACGGGGCCGGGGATCCCGGAGGCAGAGCGGCAGCACATCTGGGAGCGCTATTACCGGGGTGACAAAACGCACAAGCGCGGAATTGCCGGAACGGGCCTTGGCCTGTCGATCGTCAAGGGTATCCTCACGGCGCACAACGCCGCGTTCGGCGTTATCAGTGATGTCGGGAGTGGCAGTACATTCTGGTTTGAGCTGGACGCGGTTGAGCCGGAAAATTAA
- a CDS encoding homocitrate synthase: protein MKPVRHIVDTTLRDGEQSPGLVMTPRQKLDAARILDAAGVYQIEAGIPAVGSVEIDTISAMMDDRKNARISAWNRLRLEDLRLSVSCRPDILHISTPVSYVLIYTKLKKNKSWVIKNLSACVEFALERDFDVTVGFEDASRADITFMVTLAQLLRDKGVSRIRFADTVGVLSPSGAFQAVKELITATGIDVEFHAHNDLGMAVANTLTGAAAGAAFIDTTIRGIGERAGNCDYFKFVHAAADVYDLGISKFDAFVVEEKITSILSL, encoded by the coding sequence GTGAAGCCAGTCAGGCATATCGTTGACACGACGCTGCGAGACGGCGAACAGAGCCCGGGCCTCGTCATGACGCCCCGGCAGAAGCTTGACGCTGCCCGGATTCTCGACGCGGCCGGTGTCTATCAGATCGAGGCCGGTATTCCCGCCGTCGGCAGCGTGGAGATTGACACCATCAGCGCTATGATGGACGACCGAAAAAACGCCCGCATCTCGGCCTGGAACAGGTTGCGTCTGGAGGATTTGCGCCTGTCCGTCTCTTGTCGGCCCGATATTCTGCACATCAGCACGCCCGTTTCCTATGTTTTGATTTACACAAAGCTGAAAAAGAACAAGAGCTGGGTTATAAAAAATCTCAGCGCCTGCGTCGAGTTTGCCCTTGAGCGCGACTTTGACGTCACCGTCGGCTTTGAGGATGCGTCGCGCGCCGACATCACATTTATGGTCACGCTGGCCCAACTGCTCCGGGACAAGGGCGTCAGCCGCATCCGCTTTGCCGATACCGTCGGCGTCCTCTCCCCTTCCGGGGCTTTTCAGGCCGTTAAAGAGCTCATTACCGCAACGGGCATTGACGTTGAATTTCACGCGCACAATGACCTCGGCATGGCTGTTGCCAATACGCTGACGGGGGCCGCGGCTGGCGCTGCGTTTATCGACACGACGATCCGCGGCATCGGTGAGCGCGCCGGCAACTGTGATTATTTTAAGTTTGTTCACGCAGCTGCCGATGTTTATGACCTCGGCATTTCAAAATTTGACGCCTTCGTTGTTGAGGAAAAAATCACGTCAATTCTCTCTCTTTGA
- a CDS encoding isopropylmalate synthase: MKRLTDMTMCCLGAASPSPAQLQKLFELQLLTGADYIEMPRAYYETLAPVASCDKLILRLASPGEAVFFPEIRRFICRIPEEGQDARVTTEIQINDRREIPLLRRYTALSNVRLTGLDDLILHDYKSTFSEIRKTLSGTVTFCPEDSTSCATALAIEWLLGGGEAVAVSFGGLGGKAALEEVMLALRLHMRYRCNATYEVFPRLLSLLEEICAERFDRRKPIIGRGIFDVESGIHVDGILKKPEMYEPYQPSLVGARRAIVIGKHSGKKAVIAKLLERQLLPEAYDIDKILRAVRQKSLEKAAGLTDAAFFDLAEQFRK; the protein is encoded by the coding sequence TTGAAACGCCTCACTGACATGACCATGTGTTGTCTTGGCGCCGCCTCGCCGTCCCCCGCGCAGCTTCAAAAGCTTTTTGAGCTACAGCTGTTAACGGGAGCCGACTATATCGAAATGCCGCGCGCGTATTACGAAACGCTGGCTCCCGTCGCGTCCTGCGATAAGCTAATACTGCGCCTGGCGTCACCCGGGGAGGCTGTCTTTTTTCCTGAAATTCGCCGTTTTATCTGTCGAATTCCCGAAGAGGGACAGGACGCGCGGGTCACGACGGAGATTCAGATTAACGACAGGCGTGAAATCCCGCTCCTGCGGCGTTATACAGCGCTTTCTAACGTCCGCCTCACGGGGCTTGACGATCTGATCCTGCACGATTATAAAAGTACCTTCTCGGAAATCCGGAAAACGCTGAGCGGCACTGTGACCTTCTGCCCGGAGGATAGCACTAGCTGTGCGACGGCATTAGCCATTGAATGGCTGCTCGGCGGCGGCGAGGCGGTGGCTGTTTCCTTCGGGGGGCTCGGCGGAAAAGCCGCCTTGGAAGAGGTGATGCTTGCCCTGCGTCTTCATATGCGATACCGCTGCAACGCCACCTATGAGGTTTTTCCGCGTCTTCTATCGCTTTTGGAGGAAATCTGTGCCGAGCGCTTCGATAGACGCAAGCCGATTATCGGCAGGGGAATTTTCGACGTGGAATCCGGCATCCATGTCGACGGTATTTTGAAAAAGCCGGAAATGTATGAGCCATATCAGCCGTCACTCGTCGGCGCACGGCGTGCTATTGTGATCGGCAAACATTCCGGTAAAAAAGCTGTCATCGCCAAACTCCTTGAACGACAGCTTTTACCGGAAGCGTACGATATCGATAAAATTCTCCGCGCCGTCCGGCAAAAAAGCCTTGAAAAGGCCGCGGGCCTGACCGACGCGGCGTTTTTTGATTTGGCTGAGCAATTCAGGAAATGA
- a CDS encoding (2Fe-2S) ferredoxin domain-containing protein: MVNPKYHIFVCTSCRTNGVQKGYCHQKDSVKLVEKFMEEIEDRDLSADCMVTNTGCFGICSRGPVAVVYPEGVWYGALTPDAVTEIVEQHIEGGTPVKAYQI, translated from the coding sequence ATGGTCAATCCCAAATATCACATTTTTGTTTGCACCAGCTGCCGCACGAACGGTGTTCAAAAAGGCTACTGCCATCAGAAGGACAGTGTCAAGCTTGTTGAAAAATTCATGGAAGAAATTGAAGACCGCGATTTGTCCGCCGACTGTATGGTGACGAACACGGGCTGCTTCGGCATCTGCAGCCGCGGCCCTGTCGCTGTCGTCTACCCGGAGGGCGTCTGGTATGGCGCACTCACGCCGGATGCCGTGACGGAGATCGTTGAACAACACATCGAGGGCGGCACGCCCGTCAAAGCGTATCAGATTTAA
- the nifB gene encoding nitrogenase cofactor biosynthesis protein NifB, with product MSENLVNLNVNPCKMCMPMGAVSALSGLKNCMTILHGSQGCATYIRRHMATHYNEPVDIASSSLTEHGTVFGGEENLLRGLENLVTLYHPEIIGVATTCLAETIGEDVAAIIAKYEAAHPEQAAKIINISSAGYGGTQAEGFFRALRAVVSQTAVDASPHRGINVVTPMLSPADYRYLKSLFDQMGLSYTLLPDLSDTLDGALSPDGQKQPEGGTPLGDIERMAGARHTIELSLFVDPKDSPAEYLFDTYGVPFTRLALPVGLRDMDALVETLVSLGGLKPPTLEKERGRLLDAMVDAHKYCAEGRAAVFGEPDFVYSVTRFCAEIGLVPRLAATGSVSPALRERLQEALDAAAAWLHLSPGEVIDDVDFDTIEKKALALGVNLLLGSSDARRLAQKHRIGLVRCAFPIHDRLGGQRVRTLGYDGATALLDQASNILLGEKDEHFREDIYNRHFSKDEPEIKVQAAPALKSKTHPCFNGCAGKYARMHLPVAPKCNIQCNYCVRKFDCPNESRPGVTTAVLSPEEAIEKFRRVKKDVQNLTVVGIAGPGDALANFEETKKTLRLIRAEDPDMTFCISTNGLMLPQYAQELVDLGVSHVTVTINAVDPMIGAQIYHHVDYMGTRYDGVAGAAILLANQLSGIALLVSKGIIVKANTVLLKGINDNHIGAVVQKLKELGADLSNLMQLIPVKGSAFENIGLVSNKALMALRKTYEPDIRQMYHCRQCRADAIGTLENDRSLEFSPCQAEAAAPEPASKKKVAVVSKSGLLVDQHFGHAEELYIYESDGKTAAFLEKRPVSKYCDGGDTCDGDGKMNSILSAVSDCTAIIALRIGNAPSQKLSQMGIAVHATYDRIEDAVKKAASE from the coding sequence ATGAGTGAAAATCTGGTTAATTTAAACGTCAACCCCTGTAAGATGTGTATGCCGATGGGCGCTGTCAGCGCCCTTTCAGGCTTAAAAAACTGCATGACGATTCTGCATGGCTCGCAGGGTTGCGCCACATATATCCGCCGCCACATGGCAACGCATTACAACGAGCCCGTCGATATCGCCTCCTCGTCGCTGACGGAACACGGCACCGTTTTCGGCGGCGAGGAAAACCTCCTCAGAGGCCTTGAGAATCTCGTCACGCTGTATCATCCCGAAATTATCGGTGTTGCCACGACGTGCCTGGCCGAAACAATCGGCGAGGACGTGGCGGCGATCATCGCCAAATACGAGGCCGCCCACCCGGAGCAGGCGGCTAAAATCATTAACATCTCCTCAGCGGGATACGGCGGGACGCAGGCCGAAGGGTTTTTCCGGGCGCTTCGGGCCGTCGTGTCGCAGACGGCCGTGGACGCATCGCCGCACCGGGGCATCAACGTTGTGACGCCAATGCTATCCCCCGCCGACTACCGCTATTTAAAAAGCCTGTTCGATCAGATGGGGCTCTCCTATACACTTCTGCCCGACCTGTCTGACACACTGGACGGCGCCCTCTCGCCGGACGGCCAAAAGCAACCCGAAGGCGGCACGCCGCTGGGCGACATCGAGCGAATGGCTGGTGCCCGGCACACGATAGAGCTCTCTCTTTTCGTTGATCCTAAGGATTCCCCGGCAGAATACTTGTTTGATACATACGGCGTTCCCTTCACCCGTCTTGCCCTGCCTGTCGGTCTGCGCGACATGGACGCGCTCGTTGAAACGCTTGTCTCTCTCGGCGGGCTAAAGCCGCCCACGCTTGAAAAAGAGCGCGGCCGCCTGCTCGATGCGATGGTTGACGCGCATAAATACTGCGCCGAGGGCCGGGCCGCTGTCTTCGGCGAGCCGGACTTTGTCTATTCGGTCACGCGCTTCTGCGCGGAAATCGGCCTCGTCCCGCGCCTTGCAGCGACAGGGTCCGTCTCTCCCGCGCTCCGAGAGCGCTTGCAGGAAGCGCTCGACGCGGCTGCCGCCTGGCTTCACCTGTCGCCCGGGGAAGTGATCGATGACGTCGATTTCGACACGATTGAGAAAAAGGCACTGGCGCTGGGCGTCAATCTGCTGCTCGGCAGCTCCGACGCGCGTCGTCTGGCGCAGAAGCACCGCATCGGCCTTGTCCGCTGCGCCTTCCCCATCCACGACAGACTCGGCGGCCAGCGCGTGCGCACGCTCGGCTACGACGGGGCAACGGCGCTGCTCGATCAGGCGTCCAATATTCTGTTGGGTGAGAAGGATGAGCATTTTCGCGAAGATATTTACAACCGCCATTTCTCCAAAGACGAGCCGGAAATCAAGGTGCAAGCCGCGCCCGCGCTCAAATCGAAAACGCACCCCTGCTTTAACGGCTGCGCCGGGAAATACGCGCGGATGCATCTGCCCGTCGCGCCCAAATGTAACATCCAGTGCAATTACTGCGTGCGAAAATTCGACTGCCCGAACGAGAGCCGCCCCGGCGTGACAACGGCCGTTTTATCGCCGGAGGAAGCGATTGAAAAATTCCGCCGTGTCAAGAAAGACGTCCAAAATCTCACCGTCGTCGGCATTGCCGGGCCTGGGGATGCTTTGGCGAATTTCGAGGAGACAAAAAAAACGCTACGGCTCATCCGCGCCGAGGATCCGGACATGACCTTCTGCATTTCAACGAACGGCCTCATGCTCCCGCAATACGCGCAGGAGCTTGTTGACCTCGGCGTCTCGCACGTGACGGTGACGATCAATGCCGTCGACCCCATGATCGGCGCGCAAATTTACCATCACGTCGACTATATGGGCACGCGGTATGACGGTGTGGCGGGCGCCGCGATCCTGCTTGCAAACCAGCTGTCCGGCATTGCGCTGCTCGTCTCTAAGGGCATCATCGTCAAGGCCAACACCGTGTTGCTCAAGGGGATTAACGACAATCATATCGGCGCTGTCGTCCAGAAACTCAAAGAGCTCGGGGCCGATCTCTCTAACCTCATGCAGCTCATCCCCGTCAAGGGCTCCGCCTTTGAAAACATTGGGCTTGTCAGCAACAAGGCGCTCATGGCACTGCGCAAGACTTACGAGCCGGATATCCGGCAGATGTATCACTGCCGCCAGTGCCGGGCCGACGCGATCGGCACGCTTGAAAATGATCGCTCGCTCGAGTTTTCACCCTGTCAGGCCGAAGCGGCCGCCCCGGAACCGGCAAGCAAAAAGAAAGTTGCCGTTGTTTCAAAAAGCGGCCTGCTCGTCGATCAGCACTTCGGCCACGCCGAGGAACTTTACATCTACGAAAGCGACGGCAAAACGGCGGCGTTTCTGGAAAAACGCCCCGTCTCAAAATACTGCGACGGCGGCGACACATGCGACGGGGACGGAAAAATGAATTCCATCCTATCGGCCGTTTCCGACTGCACGGCGATCATTGCATTGCGCATTGGCAACGCACCGTCACAAAAGCTCTCTCAAATGGGCATCGCCGTCCACGCGACATATGACAGAATCGAGGATGCCGTTAAAAAAGCGGCGTCGGAATAA
- the nifE gene encoding nitrogenase iron-molybdenum cofactor biosynthesis protein NifE, whose protein sequence is MNDTIKILKDRQGAIAEKASFCCGDGKGIRCEKESVSGAVTQRACVYCGARVVLNPITDAYHIVHGPIGCASYTWDIRGSLTSGADTFRTSFSTDLRETDVIFGGEKKLAAAIDELVLKKSPKLIFIYATCIVGVIGDDVEAICREKERQHQIRVIPVKSPGFSGTKSQGYKLACDAIMQLILPNATGKKVHGVNLIGDFNLAGEMWTIRRYLEKIGIPVVATATGDASLETLLRLPTAQLNLVQCAGSSAYLAARMEEAFGIPAIKVSFFGTEDTESSLLRAAEALGDAQAIEKARALTTSEGARAKSFIDAYKPQLAGKRAAIYVGGGFKAISLIRQFNELGMETVVVGTQTGKAEDYEIIASLVGDSAVILDDASPSELEKFMVEKKADILVGGVKERPLAYKLGIAFCDHNHERRHPLAGYEGIRNFVREINLSVNSPVWQYCKAGR, encoded by the coding sequence ATGAACGATACAATCAAAATTTTGAAAGACCGGCAGGGGGCCATCGCCGAGAAGGCAAGCTTCTGCTGCGGCGACGGCAAGGGCATCCGCTGTGAAAAAGAGAGCGTTTCCGGCGCCGTCACCCAGCGTGCCTGCGTTTACTGCGGCGCGCGTGTAGTCCTCAACCCGATTACAGACGCTTATCATATCGTCCATGGGCCCATCGGCTGCGCCAGCTACACCTGGGATATTCGTGGCAGCCTGACAAGCGGGGCGGACACGTTCCGTACCAGTTTTTCGACGGACCTGCGCGAGACGGACGTTATCTTCGGCGGCGAGAAAAAGCTCGCCGCCGCCATTGACGAGCTCGTCCTCAAAAAATCACCGAAGCTGATTTTTATCTACGCCACGTGTATCGTCGGCGTCATCGGCGACGACGTTGAAGCCATCTGCCGGGAAAAAGAGCGCCAGCATCAAATCCGCGTCATACCCGTCAAGTCGCCGGGGTTCTCCGGGACGAAATCGCAGGGCTATAAGCTGGCCTGCGACGCCATCATGCAGCTCATCCTCCCGAACGCTACAGGCAAAAAGGTTCACGGCGTCAACCTCATCGGTGACTTTAACCTGGCCGGCGAGATGTGGACGATCCGCCGGTATCTTGAGAAAATCGGCATCCCGGTCGTCGCCACGGCGACCGGTGACGCCTCCTTGGAAACGCTCCTGCGCCTGCCGACAGCTCAATTAAATCTCGTCCAGTGTGCCGGGTCTTCAGCGTATCTGGCCGCGCGCATGGAAGAGGCCTTCGGTATTCCGGCCATCAAGGTGAGTTTTTTCGGGACAGAAGACACGGAAAGCTCTCTCCTTCGGGCGGCCGAGGCGCTCGGCGACGCGCAGGCTATCGAAAAGGCGCGGGCGCTGACGACGTCGGAAGGCGCACGCGCTAAGTCGTTTATTGACGCCTATAAGCCGCAGCTGGCCGGGAAACGGGCCGCCATCTACGTTGGCGGCGGCTTTAAGGCTATCTCGTTGATCCGGCAGTTTAACGAACTCGGCATGGAGACCGTCGTCGTCGGCACGCAGACAGGCAAGGCGGAGGATTACGAGATCATCGCCTCGCTCGTCGGCGACAGTGCCGTTATCCTTGATGACGCAAGCCCGTCGGAGCTGGAGAAGTTTATGGTAGAAAAAAAAGCCGACATCCTTGTCGGCGGCGTCAAGGAGCGCCCGCTTGCCTACAAGCTCGGCATCGCCTTCTGCGATCATAACCATGAGCGTCGGCACCCCTTGGCCGGATATGAGGGCATCCGCAATTTCGTGAGGGAAATCAATCTCTCCGTCAACAGCCCGGTCTGGCAATACTGCAAAGCGGGAAGGTGA